A window of the Scophthalmus maximus strain ysfricsl-2021 chromosome 8, ASM2237912v1, whole genome shotgun sequence genome harbors these coding sequences:
- the rab11fip4b gene encoding rab11 family-interacting protein 4B isoform X2, whose translation MCTRACPDPVPECQLFPGEVEEPEEEEVAAKAKERESDRDSAVESTQGSDTSDGPIRPGDREDALGDLFYPGEKCGQTSISVTSDLSTRSSASLNEEQFEDYGEGEEPDYALSSPCPDDETRTNGYSDLGSSVPSSASQTPHKVRQHYTSEMMDVYCSQCSKKVNLLNDLEVRLKNLKANSPSRKISSTAFGRQLLHNSNLSSSNGSTEDLFRDSIDSCDIDINEKVTSLEKKVAELENEILMNSDLKSRLKQDNTQLVHRVHELEEQLKDQETRAEQNLLEGLRRHREAYSKMERDMSTQTELLSNRVKQLEEENSEMALNMCRLKSQTEKLDEEKQRMTDKLEDTSLRLRDEMDLYRKIMDKLKQNRLQFQKEKEAMQELIEDLRRELEHLQLFKLEAEKPGRSRTSSTSLADFNCRTREVELEYEVKRLKQHLVLSGAWLHPGLMENQKLREQNDELNGQILSLSLFEAKNLFATQTKAQSLAAEIENASRDQLMDALKEQEEINRRLRQYMDKIILSILDHNPSILEIKN comes from the exons ATGTGCACACGAGCGTGTCCTGACCCCGTCCCCGAGTGCCAGCTGTTCCCAGGCGAGGTGGAGgagcccgaggaggaggaggtcgcaGCCAAGGCCAAGGAGAGGGAATCCGACAGAGACAGCGCTGTAGAAAGCACCCAAGGGTCTGACACCTCAGACGGGCCAATCAGGCCAGGGGACAGGGAAGACGCACTGGGGGATCTCTTTTACCCAGGGGAGAA GTGTGGTCAGACAAGCATctcggtgacctctgacctatcGACACGTTCCTCAGCTTCTCTGAACGAGGAGCAGTTTGAGGACTACGGCGAGGGGGAGGAGCCCGACTACGCTCTCAGCAGCCCATGTCCAGACGACGAGACTCGTACCAACGGATACTCTGACCTGGGTTCATCTGTTCCCTCTAG tgCTAGCCAGACTCCTCATAAGGTGCGTCAGCATTACACCAGTGAAATGATGGACGTCTATTGCTCTCAGTGCAGCAAAAAGGTCAACCTACTAAATGACCTGGAGGTCCGCCTCAAAAACCTCAAGGCTAACAG ccccagcaggaaaatctccagcaCTGCATTTGGAAG GCAGCTGCTCCACAACAGCAACTTAAGCAGCAGTAACGGCAGCACAGAGGACCTGTTCCGAGACAGCATTGACTCCTGTGACATCGACATCAATGAAAAg GTGACTTCCCTGGAGAAGAAGGTGGCAGAGCTGGAGAATGAGATTCTGATGAACAGTGATCTCAAGTCCAGGCTGAAGCAGGACAACACACAACTAGTACACAG GGTTCatgagctggaggagcagctgaaagaCCAAGAGACACGAGCGGAACAAAATCTGCTGGAGGGGCTAAGACGACATCGAGAGGCCTACAgcaaaatggagagagacatgAGCACGCAGACAGAGCTACTGAGCAACCG agttaagcagctggaggaggagaacagcgAGATGGCTCTGAACATGTGCCGACTCAAGTCACAGACGGAGAAACTTGATGAG GAAAAGCAAAGAATGACAGACAAGTTGGAGGACACCAGTCTGCGCCTGAGGGATGAGATGGACCTTTATAGGAAAATCATGGACAAACTGAAACAGAACAGACTCCAGTtccagaaagagaaggaagctATGCAGGAG CTGATTGAGGACCTGCGCCGAGAGCTGGAGCATTTGCAGCTTTTCAAACTGGAGGCTGAGAAGCCTGGCCGCAGCCGCACCTCCTCAACAAGCCTGGCGGACTTCAACTGCAGGACCAGGGAGGTGGAGCTAGAATACGAGGTCAAGAGACTCAAGCAG CACCTGGTGTTGTCTGGGGCTTGGCTCCATCCTGGCCTGATG GAGAACCAGAAGCTGAGGGAGCAGAACGATGAGCTGAACGGTCAGATCCTCAGCCTCAGCCTATTTGAAGCTAAGAACCTGTTTGCCACACAGACCAAGGCCCAGTCTTTGGCTGCGGAGATAGAAAATGCCTCCAGAGAccag TTAATGGACGCtctgaaggagcaggaggaaatcAACCGACGTCTTCGACAGTACATGGACAAAATCATCCTGTCCATCCTGGACCACAACCCCTCCATCCTGGAGATAAAAAACTAG
- the LOC118312310 gene encoding uncharacterized protein LOC118312310 isoform X2, whose product MPLNSMNFKGGRGGTRRNTCKVNGQVNGQVPGTVMVNGTDSHNDLPATADTITESPPAGVLNGTKPQYVVNGYVNQRHRGKSMKAAAPRTIRKQGGTVTDAAAGRISSRDISEGVSLNGATSSDTVALPSNSDKTAPEACRSEAAAKNQSRRKKFTFKKRDTDRTTLHRCHHKRGEDWESEIQEVTLTGWEKICFGTRPYGPEDVLHFALRDLTIQQTEAVDLPVTANYSPAAHHPAPVSWSSFYIPTEQDQFADAEE is encoded by the exons ATGCCACTGAATAGTATGAACTTCaaaggtggaagaggaggaacgcGTCGCAACACCTGTAAAGTCAATGGTCAGGTCAATGGTCAGGTCCCAGGCACAGTTATGGTTAATGGAACCGATTCTCATAATGACCTCCCGGCTACTGCCGATACAATCACCGAGAGCCCACCAGCTGGCGTCCTGAACGGTACCAAACCACAATATGTGGTTAATGGTTACGTGAACCAACGGCACAGAGGCAAGAGTATGAAAGCAGCGGCCCCAAGGACCATCAGGAAACAAGGAGGCACAGTGACTGATGCCGCAGCTGGCAGGATCAGCAGCAGAGACATTTCAGAGGGGGTCTCTCTCAATGGGGCCACCAGTTCAGACACTGTTGCCTTGCCCAGTAATTCTGACAAAACGGCACCAGAGGCCTGCCGGTCGGAAGCAGCAGCAAAGAACCAGAGTAGACGCAagaaattcacatttaagaagag AGACACTGACCGGACAACTCTACACCGATGCCACCACAAGAGGGGGGAAGACTGGGAGAGCGAGATCCAAGAGGTCACACTCACTGGCTGGGAAAAGATTTGCTTTGGGACCAGACCGTAtg GTCCAGAAGACGTTCTTCATTTTGCTCTGCGAGATTTGACAATTCAGCAAACGGAAGCCGTTGACCTGCCGGTGACAGCCAACTACAGCCCAGCTGCACACCACCCTGCTCCTGTCTCATGGTCCAGCTTTTACATTCCCACTGAGCAAGACCAGTTCGCGGACGCTGAGGAGTAA
- the rab11fip4b gene encoding rab11 family-interacting protein 4B isoform X1, protein MCTRACPDPVPECQLFPGEVEEPEEEEVAAKAKERESDRDSAVESTQGSDTSDGPIRPGDREDALGDLFYPGEKCGQTSISVTSDLSTRSSASLNEEQFEDYGEGEEPDYALSSPCPDDETRTNGYSDLGSSVPSSASQTPHKVRQHYTSEMMDVYCSQCSKKVNLLNDLEVRLKNLKANSPSRKISSTAFGRQLLHNSNLSSSNGSTEDLFRDSIDSCDIDINEKVTSLEKKVAELENEILMNSDLKSRLKQDNTQLVHRVHELEEQLKDQETRAEQNLLEGLRRHREAYSKMERDMSTQTELLSNRVKQLEEENSEMALNMCRLKSQTEKLDEEKQRMTDKLEDTSLRLRDEMDLYRKIMDKLKQNRLQFQKEKEAMQELIEDLRRELEHLQLFKLEAEKPGRSRTSSTSLADFNCRTREVELEYEVKRLKQLFVSQDFLPSEFQHLVLSGAWLHPGLMENQKLREQNDELNGQILSLSLFEAKNLFATQTKAQSLAAEIENASRDQLMDALKEQEEINRRLRQYMDKIILSILDHNPSILEIKN, encoded by the exons ATGTGCACACGAGCGTGTCCTGACCCCGTCCCCGAGTGCCAGCTGTTCCCAGGCGAGGTGGAGgagcccgaggaggaggaggtcgcaGCCAAGGCCAAGGAGAGGGAATCCGACAGAGACAGCGCTGTAGAAAGCACCCAAGGGTCTGACACCTCAGACGGGCCAATCAGGCCAGGGGACAGGGAAGACGCACTGGGGGATCTCTTTTACCCAGGGGAGAA GTGTGGTCAGACAAGCATctcggtgacctctgacctatcGACACGTTCCTCAGCTTCTCTGAACGAGGAGCAGTTTGAGGACTACGGCGAGGGGGAGGAGCCCGACTACGCTCTCAGCAGCCCATGTCCAGACGACGAGACTCGTACCAACGGATACTCTGACCTGGGTTCATCTGTTCCCTCTAG tgCTAGCCAGACTCCTCATAAGGTGCGTCAGCATTACACCAGTGAAATGATGGACGTCTATTGCTCTCAGTGCAGCAAAAAGGTCAACCTACTAAATGACCTGGAGGTCCGCCTCAAAAACCTCAAGGCTAACAG ccccagcaggaaaatctccagcaCTGCATTTGGAAG GCAGCTGCTCCACAACAGCAACTTAAGCAGCAGTAACGGCAGCACAGAGGACCTGTTCCGAGACAGCATTGACTCCTGTGACATCGACATCAATGAAAAg GTGACTTCCCTGGAGAAGAAGGTGGCAGAGCTGGAGAATGAGATTCTGATGAACAGTGATCTCAAGTCCAGGCTGAAGCAGGACAACACACAACTAGTACACAG GGTTCatgagctggaggagcagctgaaagaCCAAGAGACACGAGCGGAACAAAATCTGCTGGAGGGGCTAAGACGACATCGAGAGGCCTACAgcaaaatggagagagacatgAGCACGCAGACAGAGCTACTGAGCAACCG agttaagcagctggaggaggagaacagcgAGATGGCTCTGAACATGTGCCGACTCAAGTCACAGACGGAGAAACTTGATGAG GAAAAGCAAAGAATGACAGACAAGTTGGAGGACACCAGTCTGCGCCTGAGGGATGAGATGGACCTTTATAGGAAAATCATGGACAAACTGAAACAGAACAGACTCCAGTtccagaaagagaaggaagctATGCAGGAG CTGATTGAGGACCTGCGCCGAGAGCTGGAGCATTTGCAGCTTTTCAAACTGGAGGCTGAGAAGCCTGGCCGCAGCCGCACCTCCTCAACAAGCCTGGCGGACTTCAACTGCAGGACCAGGGAGGTGGAGCTAGAATACGAGGTCAAGAGACTCAAGCAG ctaTTTGTGTCCCAGGACTTTCTTCCCTCTGAATTCCAGCACCTGGTGTTGTCTGGGGCTTGGCTCCATCCTGGCCTGATG GAGAACCAGAAGCTGAGGGAGCAGAACGATGAGCTGAACGGTCAGATCCTCAGCCTCAGCCTATTTGAAGCTAAGAACCTGTTTGCCACACAGACCAAGGCCCAGTCTTTGGCTGCGGAGATAGAAAATGCCTCCAGAGAccag TTAATGGACGCtctgaaggagcaggaggaaatcAACCGACGTCTTCGACAGTACATGGACAAAATCATCCTGTCCATCCTGGACCACAACCCCTCCATCCTGGAGATAAAAAACTAG
- the LOC118312310 gene encoding uncharacterized protein LOC118312310 isoform X1, giving the protein MTFVFVLWRHLPARRSPPGPLGRRSLRVTVGHCAALCRGELQATLQKTFHLYITGDAMPLNSMNFKGGRGGTRRNTCKVNGQVNGQVPGTVMVNGTDSHNDLPATADTITESPPAGVLNGTKPQYVVNGYVNQRHRGKSMKAAAPRTIRKQGGTVTDAAAGRISSRDISEGVSLNGATSSDTVALPSNSDKTAPEACRSEAAAKNQSRRKKFTFKKRDTDRTTLHRCHHKRGEDWESEIQEVTLTGWEKICFGTRPYGPEDVLHFALRDLTIQQTEAVDLPVTANYSPAAHHPAPVSWSSFYIPTEQDQFADAEE; this is encoded by the exons atgacatttgtttttgtgttgtggcGCCACCTACCGGCGCGTCGGTCTCCTCCCGGTCCGCTCGGCCGTCGGTCTCTGCGGGTCACCGTCGGtcactgtgctgctctgtgtcGAGGTGAGCTTCAGGCTACACTACAG AAAACTTTTCATCTGTACATCACAGGTGACGCGATGCCACTGAATAGTATGAACTTCaaaggtggaagaggaggaacgcGTCGCAACACCTGTAAAGTCAATGGTCAGGTCAATGGTCAGGTCCCAGGCACAGTTATGGTTAATGGAACCGATTCTCATAATGACCTCCCGGCTACTGCCGATACAATCACCGAGAGCCCACCAGCTGGCGTCCTGAACGGTACCAAACCACAATATGTGGTTAATGGTTACGTGAACCAACGGCACAGAGGCAAGAGTATGAAAGCAGCGGCCCCAAGGACCATCAGGAAACAAGGAGGCACAGTGACTGATGCCGCAGCTGGCAGGATCAGCAGCAGAGACATTTCAGAGGGGGTCTCTCTCAATGGGGCCACCAGTTCAGACACTGTTGCCTTGCCCAGTAATTCTGACAAAACGGCACCAGAGGCCTGCCGGTCGGAAGCAGCAGCAAAGAACCAGAGTAGACGCAagaaattcacatttaagaagag AGACACTGACCGGACAACTCTACACCGATGCCACCACAAGAGGGGGGAAGACTGGGAGAGCGAGATCCAAGAGGTCACACTCACTGGCTGGGAAAAGATTTGCTTTGGGACCAGACCGTAtg GTCCAGAAGACGTTCTTCATTTTGCTCTGCGAGATTTGACAATTCAGCAAACGGAAGCCGTTGACCTGCCGGTGACAGCCAACTACAGCCCAGCTGCACACCACCCTGCTCCTGTCTCATGGTCCAGCTTTTACATTCCCACTGAGCAAGACCAGTTCGCGGACGCTGAGGAGTAA
- the rab11fip4b gene encoding rab11 family-interacting protein 4B isoform X3 has product MCTRACPDPVPECQLFPGEVEEPEEEEVAAKAKERESDRDSAVESTQGSDTSDGPIRPGDREDALGDLFYPGEKCGQTSISVTSDLSTRSSASLNEEQFEDYGEGEEPDYALSSPCPDDETRTNGYSDLGSSVPSSASQTPHKVRQHYTSEMMDVYCSQCSKKVNLLNDLEVRLKNLKANSPSRKISSTAFGRQLLHNSNLSSSNGSTEDLFRDSIDSCDIDINEKVTSLEKKVAELENEILMNSDLKSRLKQDNTQLVHRVHELEEQLKDQETRAEQNLLEGLRRHREAYSKMERDMSTQTELLSNRVKQLEEENSEMALNMCRLKSQTEKLDEEKQRMTDKLEDTSLRLRDEMDLYRKIMDKLKQNRLQFQKEKEAMQELIEDLRRELEHLQLFKLEAEKPGRSRTSSTSLADFNCRTREVELEYEVKRLKQENQKLREQNDELNGQILSLSLFEAKNLFATQTKAQSLAAEIENASRDQLMDALKEQEEINRRLRQYMDKIILSILDHNPSILEIKN; this is encoded by the exons ATGTGCACACGAGCGTGTCCTGACCCCGTCCCCGAGTGCCAGCTGTTCCCAGGCGAGGTGGAGgagcccgaggaggaggaggtcgcaGCCAAGGCCAAGGAGAGGGAATCCGACAGAGACAGCGCTGTAGAAAGCACCCAAGGGTCTGACACCTCAGACGGGCCAATCAGGCCAGGGGACAGGGAAGACGCACTGGGGGATCTCTTTTACCCAGGGGAGAA GTGTGGTCAGACAAGCATctcggtgacctctgacctatcGACACGTTCCTCAGCTTCTCTGAACGAGGAGCAGTTTGAGGACTACGGCGAGGGGGAGGAGCCCGACTACGCTCTCAGCAGCCCATGTCCAGACGACGAGACTCGTACCAACGGATACTCTGACCTGGGTTCATCTGTTCCCTCTAG tgCTAGCCAGACTCCTCATAAGGTGCGTCAGCATTACACCAGTGAAATGATGGACGTCTATTGCTCTCAGTGCAGCAAAAAGGTCAACCTACTAAATGACCTGGAGGTCCGCCTCAAAAACCTCAAGGCTAACAG ccccagcaggaaaatctccagcaCTGCATTTGGAAG GCAGCTGCTCCACAACAGCAACTTAAGCAGCAGTAACGGCAGCACAGAGGACCTGTTCCGAGACAGCATTGACTCCTGTGACATCGACATCAATGAAAAg GTGACTTCCCTGGAGAAGAAGGTGGCAGAGCTGGAGAATGAGATTCTGATGAACAGTGATCTCAAGTCCAGGCTGAAGCAGGACAACACACAACTAGTACACAG GGTTCatgagctggaggagcagctgaaagaCCAAGAGACACGAGCGGAACAAAATCTGCTGGAGGGGCTAAGACGACATCGAGAGGCCTACAgcaaaatggagagagacatgAGCACGCAGACAGAGCTACTGAGCAACCG agttaagcagctggaggaggagaacagcgAGATGGCTCTGAACATGTGCCGACTCAAGTCACAGACGGAGAAACTTGATGAG GAAAAGCAAAGAATGACAGACAAGTTGGAGGACACCAGTCTGCGCCTGAGGGATGAGATGGACCTTTATAGGAAAATCATGGACAAACTGAAACAGAACAGACTCCAGTtccagaaagagaaggaagctATGCAGGAG CTGATTGAGGACCTGCGCCGAGAGCTGGAGCATTTGCAGCTTTTCAAACTGGAGGCTGAGAAGCCTGGCCGCAGCCGCACCTCCTCAACAAGCCTGGCGGACTTCAACTGCAGGACCAGGGAGGTGGAGCTAGAATACGAGGTCAAGAGACTCAAGCAG GAGAACCAGAAGCTGAGGGAGCAGAACGATGAGCTGAACGGTCAGATCCTCAGCCTCAGCCTATTTGAAGCTAAGAACCTGTTTGCCACACAGACCAAGGCCCAGTCTTTGGCTGCGGAGATAGAAAATGCCTCCAGAGAccag TTAATGGACGCtctgaaggagcaggaggaaatcAACCGACGTCTTCGACAGTACATGGACAAAATCATCCTGTCCATCCTGGACCACAACCCCTCCATCCTGGAGATAAAAAACTAG